A genome region from Sphingomonas sp. BGYR3 includes the following:
- a CDS encoding hydrolase yields MERLTPIERAAADHVAAEPMMALTERWVAINSGTRNLAGVAAMASTLADAFSVLPGTLRLVDAAPVEQVTPAGERIALEHGRHLHLTVRPDAPVQLVLTGHMDTVFAADHPFQSARWLDDGRYNGPGAADMKGGIALMLAALRAVEASPLASRLGYEVVINSDEETGSLSSAPLIADAARGKLAALTYEPALPDGTLAGARGGTGNFSITVRGRSAHAGRNPEDGRNAIVAAADIAVRLHAARIDGLAVNPARIDGGGPNNMVPDLAVLRVNFRPRDAAMIDHARALIDRVLGDVALAHDVAVDLHGGFNRPPKPIDPGAARLFDLVRAVGHDLGIAIAWRATGGVCDGNNIAACGVPVVDTMGARGGAIHSADEFLIPESLAERAALSAITMLRIAEKGTL; encoded by the coding sequence ATGGAGAGACTGACGCCGATCGAACGCGCTGCTGCGGACCATGTCGCCGCCGAACCGATGATGGCGCTCACCGAACGCTGGGTGGCGATCAACAGCGGGACGCGCAATCTGGCCGGTGTGGCCGCCATGGCATCCACCCTGGCCGATGCCTTTTCCGTCCTGCCCGGCACGCTCCGGCTGGTCGATGCCGCACCCGTGGAGCAGGTAACGCCAGCGGGCGAGCGGATCGCCCTTGAGCATGGCCGGCATCTGCACCTGACCGTCCGGCCGGATGCGCCGGTGCAACTGGTGCTGACCGGGCACATGGATACCGTCTTTGCCGCCGATCATCCATTTCAGTCCGCACGCTGGCTGGACGATGGCCGCTATAACGGCCCCGGTGCCGCGGATATGAAGGGGGGCATCGCCCTGATGCTGGCGGCCCTTCGCGCGGTAGAGGCAAGCCCGCTGGCGTCCCGGCTGGGCTATGAAGTCGTCATCAATTCGGATGAGGAAACGGGTTCGCTGTCCTCCGCCCCGCTGATCGCCGATGCGGCGCGCGGCAAGCTGGCGGCGCTGACCTATGAACCCGCCCTGCCCGATGGCACGCTGGCGGGGGCGCGGGGCGGCACCGGCAATTTTTCGATCACCGTGCGCGGGCGCAGCGCCCATGCCGGCCGCAATCCGGAGGATGGCCGAAACGCCATTGTCGCGGCGGCCGACATTGCCGTCCGGCTGCACGCCGCCCGGATCGACGGGCTGGCCGTCAATCCTGCCCGGATCGACGGGGGCGGCCCCAACAACATGGTGCCCGACCTGGCGGTGCTCCGCGTCAATTTCCGGCCGCGCGACGCCGCCATGATCGACCATGCCCGCGCGCTGATCGACCGCGTGCTGGGCGATGTCGCGCTTGCCCATGACGTTGCGGTCGATCTGCATGGCGGCTTCAACCGGCCGCCAAAGCCCATTGATCCGGGGGCGGCCCGATTGTTCGACCTGGTCCGCGCGGTCGGTCACGATCTGGGCATCGCCATCGCGTGGCGGGCGACCGGCGGCGTTTGCGATGGCAACAACATCGCGGCCTGCGGGGTGCCGGTGGTCGATACCATGGGCGCGCGCGGCGGCGCGATCCATTCGGCGGACGAGTTCCTGATCCCCGAAAGCCTTGCCGAGCGCGCGGCACTGTCGGCCATCACGATGCTGCGGATCGCAGAAAAAGGAACCCTATGA
- a CDS encoding arginine N-succinyltransferase, with product MSFVIRAATDRDLQPLYEMAKLTGGGFTNLPPDKPALRAKLERSAAAFARTDDALQDDLFVLVLENMDTGEVRGTCQIFAQVGQRWPFYSYRLAMLTKHSEELNRTFRAEILNLVNDLEGSSEVGGLFLHPGERAGGLGLLLARSRYLFIRQHRARFADRTIAELRGIIDEAGGSPFWDGVAGRFFGMSFQEADQFNAIHGNQFIADLMPKHPVYTAMLPDTARQVIGLPHPSGRAAMRMLENEGFAYERYVDIFDGGPTMTARTDQIRSVREAQEAAVTDIAASGGEPALVATGRLTDFRCCCGTLATTVDGVAVDAGTARLLGVEPGATVLYAER from the coding sequence ATGAGCTTCGTCATCCGCGCGGCGACCGATCGCGACCTGCAACCGCTTTATGAAATGGCCAAGCTGACCGGGGGCGGCTTCACCAACCTGCCCCCCGACAAGCCCGCCCTTCGCGCCAAGCTGGAACGCAGCGCCGCCGCCTTTGCCCGCACGGACGATGCGCTGCAGGACGACCTGTTCGTGCTGGTTCTGGAAAACATGGATACGGGCGAGGTGCGCGGCACCTGTCAGATCTTTGCCCAGGTCGGCCAGCGATGGCCGTTCTACAGCTATCGGCTGGCAATGCTGACCAAGCATAGCGAGGAGCTGAACCGCACGTTCCGCGCCGAAATCCTCAATTTGGTCAACGACCTTGAGGGATCGTCAGAGGTCGGCGGCCTGTTCCTCCATCCCGGCGAGCGGGCCGGCGGCCTTGGCCTGTTGCTGGCGCGCAGCCGATATCTGTTCATCCGCCAGCATCGCGCCCGGTTCGCCGACCGCACCATCGCCGAACTGCGTGGCATCATTGACGAGGCGGGCGGCTCCCCCTTCTGGGACGGGGTGGCCGGCCGCTTTTTCGGCATGAGCTTTCAGGAGGCGGATCAGTTCAATGCCATCCACGGCAATCAGTTCATTGCCGACCTGATGCCCAAGCATCCCGTCTATACCGCGATGCTGCCCGACACTGCGCGTCAAGTCATCGGCCTGCCCCATCCCAGCGGCCGCGCGGCGATGCGGATGCTGGAAAATGAAGGGTTCGCCTATGAACGCTATGTCGACATTTTCGACGGCGGCCCGACCATGACGGCGCGCACCGACCAGATCCGGTCGGTGCGGGAGGCGCAGGAGGCTGCGGTTACCGACATTGCGGCATCCGGCGGTGAACCGGCTCTGGTCGCCACCGGCCGGCTGACCGATTTCCGCTGCTGCTGCGGAACGCTGGCCACGACGGTGGACGGCGTTGCCGTGGATGCCGGGACCGCACGGCTGCTGGGCGTCGAACCAGGCGCGACCGTGCTTTACGCGGAACGCTGA
- a CDS encoding N-succinylarginine dihydrolase: protein MLTEINFDGLIGPSHNYAGLSPGNLAATRNRGATSQPRAAALQGLAKMRHNLRLGLPQGIFMPLPRPDHRWLDSLSTDYPAAPDHLKAQALSASSMWAANAATVSPAPDTADGRCHLTVANLMTMPHRSHEWPDTLAQLRIAFADPAFAVHAPVPAPFGDEGAANHMRLCASHDAPGVEIFVYGVSGGPFPARQHREASAAVARAHRLDPARTLFVQQSEAAIAAGAFHNDVVAVANGRVLLAHQHAFADAPAFYDRLRAIMPDVEIVEVPADRVSLADAIQSYLFNAQLVTLPGGDTAIVLPEEARENAAVWAWLNDHVAGNGPIRQLKVVDVRQSMANGGGPACLRLRVVCDPQRVDPRFLLDEPRIDRLADVVERWWPDAIGPGDLNDAALIDRIRHARHAALDVMGLVELIDR from the coding sequence ATGCTGACGGAAATCAATTTCGACGGCCTGATCGGGCCAAGCCATAATTATGCGGGGTTAAGCCCTGGCAACCTTGCCGCAACCCGCAATCGGGGCGCCACATCGCAGCCGCGCGCCGCCGCGCTGCAGGGACTGGCCAAGATGCGCCACAATCTGCGCCTTGGCCTGCCCCAGGGTATCTTCATGCCGCTGCCCCGCCCCGATCATCGCTGGCTGGACAGCCTGTCGACCGATTATCCCGCCGCGCCCGATCACCTGAAGGCGCAGGCGCTGTCCGCATCGTCCATGTGGGCGGCCAATGCCGCCACCGTCTCGCCCGCCCCTGACACGGCGGATGGCCGCTGCCATCTGACTGTGGCCAATCTGATGACCATGCCGCATCGCAGCCATGAATGGCCCGACACGCTGGCACAGCTGCGCATCGCCTTTGCCGATCCGGCCTTTGCCGTTCACGCGCCCGTGCCCGCGCCCTTTGGCGACGAGGGTGCGGCCAATCACATGCGGCTGTGCGCGTCGCACGATGCGCCCGGCGTCGAAATCTTCGTCTATGGCGTGTCCGGCGGCCCCTTTCCCGCCCGCCAGCATCGGGAGGCGAGCGCAGCGGTGGCCCGCGCGCATCGGCTGGACCCGGCGCGCACCCTGTTCGTTCAGCAATCGGAAGCCGCGATTGCCGCCGGTGCCTTTCACAACGACGTCGTCGCCGTAGCCAATGGCCGCGTGCTGCTGGCGCATCAGCACGCCTTTGCCGATGCCCCCGCATTCTATGACCGGCTTCGCGCGATCATGCCGGATGTCGAGATCGTCGAGGTGCCTGCCGACCGGGTGTCGCTGGCCGACGCCATTCAATCCTATCTGTTCAATGCCCAGCTGGTGACGCTGCCCGGCGGCGACACCGCCATCGTCCTGCCCGAAGAAGCGCGGGAGAACGCGGCCGTATGGGCATGGCTGAACGATCATGTCGCCGGCAACGGTCCGATCCGTCAGCTAAAGGTGGTGGATGTCCGCCAGTCGATGGCCAATGGCGGCGGCCCGGCCTGTCTGCGCCTGCGGGTCGTGTGCGATCCGCAGCGCGTCGATCCGCGCTTCCTTCTCGACGAACCGCGGATCGACCGGCTGGCCGATGTGGTTGAACGCTGGTGGCCGGATGCGATCGGTCCGGGCGATTTGAATGACGCCGCCCTGATCGACCGCATTCGGCACGCCCGCCATGCTGCGCTGGACGTCATGGGACTTGTCGAGTTAATTGACAGGTAA
- a CDS encoding SGNH/GDSL hydrolase family protein, producing MIARWFSLAVAALSLVCSGAASAQQKRWVVSWASSNFELNDQQRLPHEGNAGIVIRQLIRPTLSGDRMRIRLSNVAGDQPLTVTSVTVAPAAARDSAAIRGGPVAVTFSGRGTAMIPQGAEFLSDPVALPVTALEHLAVTIRLADVPARQTGHPGSRTNSYILSADAPDTGFANATKKVGWFNLASIEVERRAGRALVILADSITDGYGVQPDTDARWPDTLANRLQANRATRDLAVINQGIGGNRLLRDGLGPNGLARLERDVLALPGVTHLMLLIGVNDLGTLTRDAPVSAERHAEERDAMIAAYAQIVARARARGIRVIGGTILPYGASAYYHPDAQNEADRQSVNAWLRTPGNVDAVMDFDALMRDPANPSRLRADYDSGDGLHPSIAGYRVMGEAVPLRLFTGRR from the coding sequence ATGATCGCAAGATGGTTCTCGCTGGCGGTTGCTGCACTGTCGCTGGTCTGTTCGGGTGCAGCATCGGCGCAGCAAAAACGGTGGGTCGTAAGCTGGGCCAGCAGCAATTTCGAGCTGAACGACCAGCAGCGACTGCCGCATGAAGGCAATGCCGGGATTGTCATCCGCCAGCTGATCCGGCCGACGCTGTCGGGCGACCGGATGCGCATTCGCCTGTCCAATGTGGCGGGAGACCAGCCGCTGACCGTCACCAGCGTGACCGTGGCACCGGCTGCGGCGCGGGACAGCGCGGCAATCAGGGGCGGGCCGGTTGCGGTCACTTTTTCCGGCCGCGGCACGGCCATGATCCCGCAAGGTGCGGAGTTCCTGTCCGATCCCGTCGCGCTGCCGGTGACGGCGCTGGAGCATCTTGCCGTGACGATCCGACTGGCCGATGTGCCGGCGCGGCAGACCGGGCATCCGGGATCGCGGACGAACAGCTATATCCTGTCGGCCGATGCGCCCGACACGGGCTTTGCCAATGCCACTAAGAAGGTCGGCTGGTTCAACCTTGCCAGTATTGAGGTGGAGCGGCGGGCCGGGCGGGCGCTGGTCATCCTGGCCGACAGCATCACCGATGGGTATGGCGTGCAGCCCGATACCGATGCGCGCTGGCCCGACACGCTGGCGAACCGGTTGCAGGCGAACCGAGCGACCCGCGATCTGGCGGTGATCAATCAGGGGATCGGCGGCAACCGGTTGCTGCGCGACGGACTGGGGCCGAACGGGCTGGCGCGGCTGGAACGGGATGTGCTGGCACTGCCCGGCGTCACGCATCTGATGCTGCTGATCGGGGTGAACGATCTGGGCACGCTGACCCGCGATGCGCCGGTGTCGGCCGAACGCCATGCCGAGGAACGCGATGCGATGATCGCGGCGTATGCGCAGATCGTTGCACGGGCCCGGGCGCGCGGCATTCGGGTGATCGGCGGCACCATCCTGCCCTATGGCGCGTCCGCCTATTACCATCCCGATGCGCAGAACGAGGCGGACCGGCAGTCGGTGAACGCATGGCTGCGCACGCCCGGTAATGTCGATGCGGTGATGGATTTCGACGCGTTGATGCGCGATCCGGCCAATCCATCCCGCTTGCGTGCGGACTATGATTCCGGGGACGGGCTGCATCCGTCCATCGCCGGGTACCGGGTGATGGGCGAGGCGGTTCCGCTGCGCCTGTTCACCGGCCGTCGATAG
- a CDS encoding endo-1,4-beta-xylanase: protein MTEMAMNRRELIGAGIAAGGAAMLHPAAALAQQPEGLNAIAERRGLRFGSACAFGRVGTDRGSFANPAYAALLERDCGLIVPENEMKWGATRPAVDRYDFSRFDPMVDWSQARTMGVRGHTLLWNQTRWMPKWLNEHDFGSRAPSEAERLIVEHIRSVTGRYGTRIYSYDVVNETIDPAMGDLYANALTEAMGDRLAVCDLAFRTAREAAPRAELVYNDYMGWDSGNDANHRRGVLKLLEGFRKRGVPVDALGLQSHISPQGGQPVGEQIAARQPVWREFLTEVTAMGYRLVITEFDVNDRYVSADEASRDRIVADYARGYLDVTLSFPQLRDVLVWGMSDRYSWLSGFTPRADKSLIRGAPYDAAFKPKPLYDAIAQALAAAPARGKAA, encoded by the coding sequence ATGACTGAAATGGCCATGAACCGTCGTGAGTTGATCGGCGCGGGAATTGCTGCGGGCGGGGCGGCCATGCTGCATCCGGCGGCGGCGCTGGCACAGCAGCCAGAGGGACTGAACGCGATTGCCGAACGCCGGGGTCTGCGCTTCGGATCGGCCTGTGCCTTTGGGCGGGTCGGGACTGACCGGGGCAGCTTTGCCAATCCGGCCTATGCCGCGTTGCTGGAGCGCGACTGCGGCCTGATCGTCCCGGAAAACGAGATGAAATGGGGGGCGACGCGGCCCGCCGTGGACCGGTATGATTTCAGCCGGTTCGATCCGATGGTGGATTGGAGCCAAGCACGCACGATGGGCGTGCGCGGCCACACCCTGTTGTGGAACCAGACGCGATGGATGCCGAAATGGCTGAACGAGCATGATTTCGGATCGCGCGCGCCAAGCGAGGCGGAGCGGCTGATCGTCGAGCATATCCGCAGCGTGACGGGACGCTATGGCACGCGTATCTACAGTTATGACGTGGTCAACGAAACGATCGACCCGGCGATGGGCGACCTTTACGCCAACGCGCTGACCGAGGCGATGGGTGACCGGCTGGCGGTGTGCGACCTGGCGTTCCGTACCGCGCGGGAGGCGGCGCCGCGGGCGGAACTGGTCTATAACGACTATATGGGCTGGGACAGCGGCAACGATGCCAACCACCGCCGGGGCGTGCTGAAACTGCTTGAGGGGTTTCGTAAACGGGGCGTGCCCGTCGATGCGCTGGGCCTGCAATCGCATATCAGCCCGCAGGGCGGCCAGCCGGTGGGCGAACAGATCGCGGCACGGCAGCCGGTCTGGCGCGAGTTCCTGACCGAAGTGACGGCCATGGGATACCGGCTGGTCATCACCGAGTTCGACGTGAACGACCGGTATGTCAGCGCCGATGAGGCGTCGCGCGACCGGATCGTCGCGGATTATGCGCGCGGTTATCTGGATGTGACGCTGTCCTTCCCCCAACTGCGCGACGTGCTGGTCTGGGGGATGAGCGACCGGTACAGCTGGCTGTCCGGCTTTACCCCGCGCGCCGACAAGTCGTTGATCCGGGGCGCGCCCTATGACGCGGCCTTCAAGCCGAAGCCGCTGTATGATGCCATCGCACAGGCGCTGGCTGCCGCCCCCGCCCGGGGGAAAGCGGCATGA
- a CDS encoding alpha-glucuronidase family glycosyl hydrolase — MSMRLLAGLCALFLMIMPGIAAAEDGHELWLRYRLADQGQIVMLPGTLAVEETDPRILSARDELTRALSIMRGAPIASSAVLGDGESLVIGTPTGSPRIAALKLPLAGLGNEGFVIRSARIAGRPVTVIAANDGAGVLYGAFRYLELAMKGAPLTGLNVTDRPALDVRILNHWDNMDRHVERGYAGESIWDWQKLPRFADPRYTDYARANASIGINAAVLNNVNANADILTPPYLEKVAAIAAQLRPWNIRVYLSTRFSAPMEIGGLKTADPLDPAVRAWWRAKADEIYRTIPDFGGFLVKANSEGQPGPQNYGRNHVDGANMMADALAPHGGIVMWRAFVYSETDPTDRAKQAYAEFQPYDGKFRDNVLVQVKNGAIDFQPREPFHPLFGAMPKTPLMMEVQVTKEYLGFATHLAYLGPMWAEVLAADTHRPRKGATVADVLTRRPRPAAVTGMAGVANIGADRNWSGSQFDQANWYAFGRLAWNPWADAEAIARDWAELTWDADAPGTAAIVDMMMASREAVADYMTPLGLTHLMATGHHYGPGPWVDDLARPEWNPVYYHKADQRGIGFDRMASGSNAIAQYAPGAAAQWRDPARMDERYLLWFHHLPWDHRLKSGETLWQGLIARYDRGLGEVGRMQASWAALSEQVDPERHREVTQFLQIQQDEATWWRDASIAYWSSVSGRPLPAGVKAPPHPLAYYKAIRTPYAPGSGE; from the coding sequence ATGTCGATGCGTTTGCTGGCCGGGCTTTGCGCCCTGTTCCTGATGATCATGCCCGGCATCGCCGCGGCGGAGGACGGCCATGAATTGTGGCTGCGCTATCGACTCGCGGATCAGGGCCAGATTGTCATGTTACCGGGAACATTGGCGGTCGAGGAAACTGACCCCCGCATCCTGTCTGCGCGGGACGAGCTGACCCGTGCACTCTCTATCATGCGCGGCGCGCCAATCGCTTCCAGTGCCGTGCTTGGCGACGGCGAATCGCTGGTGATCGGCACTCCCACCGGCAGTCCGCGAATCGCTGCGCTCAAGCTGCCGCTGGCCGGATTGGGGAATGAGGGGTTTGTAATCCGCTCAGCCAGGATCGCGGGACGGCCGGTCACGGTGATCGCCGCGAACGACGGCGCGGGCGTTCTCTATGGCGCGTTCCGATATCTTGAGCTGGCGATGAAGGGCGCTCCGCTGACCGGGCTGAACGTCACGGACAGGCCGGCGCTGGACGTGCGCATCCTCAACCATTGGGACAATATGGATCGCCATGTGGAGCGCGGATATGCGGGCGAATCCATCTGGGACTGGCAGAAACTGCCGCGCTTCGCCGATCCGCGCTACACCGACTATGCCCGCGCCAATGCGTCCATCGGCATCAACGCGGCGGTGCTGAACAACGTCAATGCCAATGCCGACATCCTGACCCCGCCTTATCTGGAAAAGGTGGCGGCAATCGCCGCGCAGCTGCGCCCTTGGAATATCCGCGTCTATCTCTCCACCCGCTTTTCCGCGCCGATGGAGATTGGCGGGCTGAAGACCGCCGATCCGCTCGACCCGGCGGTCCGGGCGTGGTGGCGCGCAAAGGCGGACGAGATTTACCGGACCATCCCCGATTTCGGCGGATTCCTGGTCAAGGCCAATTCGGAAGGACAGCCGGGGCCGCAGAATTACGGCCGCAATCATGTCGATGGCGCCAACATGATGGCCGACGCGCTGGCCCCGCATGGCGGCATCGTGATGTGGCGCGCGTTCGTCTATTCCGAAACCGACCCCACCGACCGCGCGAAACAGGCCTATGCCGAGTTCCAGCCCTATGACGGCAAGTTCCGCGACAATGTGCTGGTTCAGGTCAAGAACGGCGCGATCGATTTCCAGCCGCGCGAACCCTTTCATCCGCTGTTCGGCGCCATGCCGAAAACGCCGCTGATGATGGAGGTTCAGGTGACCAAGGAATATCTCGGCTTTGCCACCCACCTCGCCTATCTGGGGCCGATGTGGGCGGAGGTGCTGGCCGCCGACACCCATCGCCCGCGAAAGGGCGCGACGGTCGCCGATGTGCTGACCCGGCGCCCGCGGCCAGCAGCCGTGACCGGCATGGCCGGGGTCGCCAATATCGGCGCGGATCGCAACTGGTCCGGGTCTCAGTTCGATCAGGCGAACTGGTATGCCTTTGGCCGGCTCGCATGGAACCCGTGGGCCGATGCTGAGGCCATTGCCCGCGACTGGGCCGAACTGACCTGGGATGCCGATGCCCCCGGCACGGCGGCGATCGTCGACATGATGATGGCCAGCCGGGAGGCGGTGGCCGATTACATGACCCCGCTCGGCCTGACCCATCTGATGGCGACCGGCCACCATTATGGCCCCGGGCCATGGGTGGACGATCTGGCCCGGCCGGAATGGAACCCGGTCTATTATCACAAGGCGGATCAGCGCGGCATTGGCTTTGACCGGATGGCCAGTGGCAGCAACGCCATCGCCCAATATGCGCCCGGTGCGGCGGCGCAGTGGCGCGATCCGGCGCGGATGGACGAACGGTACCTCCTCTGGTTCCACCATCTGCCCTGGGACCATCGCCTGAAATCCGGCGAAACGCTGTGGCAGGGCCTGATCGCCCGCTACGACCGGGGGCTTGGCGAGGTTGGCCGGATGCAGGCAAGCTGGGCCGCGCTCAGCGAGCAGGTGGACCCGGAGCGGCACCGCGAAGTCACCCAGTTCCTGCAGATTCAACAGGATGAGGCGACATGGTGGCGCGATGCCAGCATCGCCTATTGGTCCAGCGTCAGTGGCCGCCCCCTGCCGGCCGGCGTCAAGGCACCGCCGCATCCGCTGGCCTATTACAAGGCGATCCGGACGCCCTATGCCCCGGGCAGCGGCGAGTGA
- a CDS encoding glycoside hydrolase family 43 protein yields the protein MNRTMLALLSGAALALSGCAAATDAGPATAPPPANLAQFDWLTYRGSDPVDAQAKPGPDEFRNPILQGYYPDPSITRVGEDYYLVNSSFAHFPGIPVWHSRDLVNWTQIANAIDRPDQLDFKSLGLSRGVFAPAIEHHDGTFYIINTCVDCDGNFVITAKDPRGPWSDPVFLPDLVGGIDPSIFFDADGRAWVLNNGAPVGTPRYDGHRAIWIQQFDAKSLKTFGPRTVLVDGGVDPSKNPVWIEGPHLFKKDGWYYLTAAEGGTAVNHSQVVLRSRRPDGPYTPNPNNPFLTQRDLPEGRPNPVTSAGHADLIETQNGEWWAPFLAVRPYSGDLYNIGRETFLMPVTWENGWPVITRPGQVIPWTAKRPNLPPGKPGPLPTNGPFSVRYAFDRPLGMEWVMLRNPRDSWYRVEDGMLKLTPRAVGLGDNGNPSFIARRQQHLDATVETQMLFEPRRDGDRAGLVGLQSDDAWLAILLARKDGQRVIRAVVRSSAKDPRDGRILVERPIAVGPVRLRLSVTGGTASLAYAPSGGDWRTLVDNTDATILSTQKAGGFVGTVIGPFAQSAN from the coding sequence ATGAATCGAACGATGCTGGCACTGCTGTCCGGAGCGGCGCTCGCCCTGTCCGGCTGCGCCGCCGCGACCGATGCCGGGCCCGCTACCGCCCCACCGCCCGCCAACCTCGCCCAGTTCGACTGGCTGACCTATCGCGGCAGCGATCCCGTCGATGCTCAGGCAAAGCCCGGCCCCGACGAGTTCCGCAACCCCATCCTTCAGGGCTATTATCCCGACCCGTCGATCACCCGCGTCGGAGAGGATTACTACCTCGTCAATTCCAGCTTTGCCCATTTCCCCGGCATTCCGGTCTGGCACAGCCGCGATCTGGTCAACTGGACCCAGATCGCCAATGCCATCGACCGGCCCGATCAGCTCGATTTCAAGTCGCTCGGCCTGTCGCGCGGCGTGTTCGCCCCCGCGATCGAACATCATGACGGCACCTTTTACATCATCAACACCTGTGTCGATTGCGACGGCAATTTCGTCATCACGGCAAAGGATCCGCGCGGGCCGTGGAGCGATCCCGTCTTTCTGCCCGATCTTGTTGGCGGCATCGATCCGTCGATCTTCTTCGATGCGGATGGCCGGGCCTGGGTGCTGAATAACGGCGCCCCGGTCGGCACCCCCCGCTATGACGGGCACCGCGCCATCTGGATCCAGCAATTCGATGCAAAGTCGCTAAAGACCTTTGGCCCGCGCACCGTCCTGGTCGATGGCGGCGTGGACCCGTCAAAGAACCCGGTCTGGATCGAAGGGCCGCATCTCTTCAAAAAGGATGGCTGGTATTATCTGACGGCGGCAGAGGGCGGCACGGCGGTCAATCACAGCCAGGTCGTGCTTCGCTCGCGCAGGCCCGACGGCCCCTACACGCCCAATCCGAACAACCCCTTTCTGACGCAGCGCGACCTGCCCGAGGGGCGACCGAACCCCGTTACCTCCGCCGGTCACGCCGACCTCATCGAAACCCAGAATGGCGAATGGTGGGCGCCGTTCCTGGCGGTGCGCCCCTATTCGGGTGACCTGTACAATATCGGGCGCGAGACGTTCCTGATGCCCGTCACCTGGGAAAATGGCTGGCCGGTCATCACCCGGCCGGGTCAGGTCATTCCGTGGACCGCGAAACGGCCCAACCTGCCGCCCGGAAAGCCCGGCCCCTTGCCGACCAACGGGCCGTTCAGCGTGCGCTATGCCTTTGACCGGCCACTCGGCATGGAATGGGTGATGCTGCGCAACCCGCGCGACAGCTGGTACCGGGTCGAGGACGGGATGCTGAAACTGACGCCGCGCGCCGTCGGGCTTGGCGACAATGGCAACCCCAGCTTCATCGCCCGGCGGCAACAGCATCTGGACGCGACGGTCGAAACGCAGATGCTGTTCGAACCGCGCCGCGATGGCGACCGCGCCGGTCTGGTCGGCTTGCAAAGCGATGATGCGTGGCTGGCGATCCTGCTGGCGCGAAAGGATGGGCAGCGGGTGATCCGCGCCGTTGTCCGTTCGTCAGCGAAGGACCCGCGCGACGGGCGCATCCTCGTCGAACGCCCGATCGCGGTTGGCCCCGTCCGCCTTCGCCTTAGCGTCACGGGCGGGACGGCCAGCCTTGCCTATGCCCCCAGCGGCGGCGATTGGCGGACGCTCGTCGACAACACCGACGCCACCATCCTGTCCACGCAAAAGGCCGGCGGATTTGTCGGCACGGTCATCGGCCCGTTCGCGCAAAGCGCGAACTAG